The following proteins come from a genomic window of Tepidiforma thermophila:
- a CDS encoding acyl-CoA dehydrogenase family protein: MDFELPPHIPELLRELDDFIEREIKPLEQQDDNIRFFDHRREWARTDWENGGIPRKEWEELLAEMRRRADRAGWLRFAVPRKYGGRDGTNLEMAIIREHLAKKGLGLHNDLQNESSVVGNFPTVKMWEQFGTEDQKKEFLEGMFTGKTRVAFGLTEPNHGSDATWLETRAVRDGDEWVINGKKRFNSGLHNATHDLIFARTSGEEGKARGISCFIVPTNAEGFSVDFMWWTMNMPSDHAEVTLKDVRVPATAMLGKEGDGLALANTFVHENRIRQAASGVGAAQYCIDRSVEYAKQRVTFGQPLATRQAIQWPLAELQTECEMVRWMVYRTAWLLDQKHHMEISDKVAMCNYRANRLACNAADLAIQVHGGIGYTRHMPFEHIYRHHRRYRITEGSDEIQIRRIAQVMFGMGSSRKPEA, translated from the coding sequence ATGGACTTTGAGCTTCCGCCCCACATCCCTGAATTGCTCCGCGAGCTGGACGACTTCATCGAACGCGAAATCAAGCCCCTCGAGCAGCAGGACGACAACATCCGCTTCTTTGACCACCGCCGCGAATGGGCCCGGACCGATTGGGAGAACGGCGGCATTCCGCGCAAGGAGTGGGAGGAGTTGCTCGCCGAGATGCGGCGCCGCGCCGACCGCGCCGGCTGGCTCCGGTTCGCCGTGCCGAGAAAGTACGGCGGGCGCGATGGCACGAACCTCGAGATGGCGATCATCCGCGAGCACCTCGCGAAAAAGGGCCTCGGCTTGCACAACGACCTCCAGAACGAGTCCTCAGTCGTGGGCAACTTTCCCACGGTGAAGATGTGGGAGCAGTTCGGTACCGAGGATCAGAAGAAGGAGTTTCTCGAGGGCATGTTCACGGGGAAGACCCGGGTCGCCTTCGGGCTGACCGAGCCGAACCACGGCTCCGACGCAACGTGGCTCGAAACCCGGGCCGTCCGCGATGGTGACGAATGGGTCATCAACGGCAAGAAGCGGTTCAACAGCGGGCTCCACAATGCGACCCACGACCTGATTTTTGCCCGCACCTCGGGCGAGGAGGGAAAGGCCCGGGGCATCAGCTGTTTCATCGTCCCGACCAATGCCGAGGGGTTCTCGGTGGATTTCATGTGGTGGACGATGAACATGCCGAGCGACCACGCCGAGGTTACGCTCAAGGACGTGCGGGTCCCCGCAACGGCGATGCTCGGCAAAGAGGGCGACGGGCTCGCCCTGGCCAACACCTTCGTCCACGAGAACCGCATCCGGCAGGCAGCCTCCGGCGTAGGCGCCGCGCAGTACTGTATCGACCGGTCCGTTGAGTACGCGAAGCAGCGGGTGACGTTCGGCCAGCCGCTCGCCACCCGCCAGGCAATCCAGTGGCCGCTCGCAGAGCTGCAGACCGAGTGCGAAATGGTCCGCTGGATGGTCTACCGCACGGCGTGGCTGCTCGACCAGAAGCATCACATGGAAATCAGCGACAAGGTCGCGATGTGCAACTACCGCGCCAACCGGCTCGCCTGCAACGCTGCCGACCTGGCCATCCAGGTGCACGGCGGCATCGGCTACACCCGGCACATGCCGTTCGAGCACATCTACCGGCACCATCGGCGCTACCGCATCACCGAGGGGAGCGACGAGATCCAGATCCGGCGCATCGCCCAGGTGATGTTCGGCATGGGGAGCTCCCGCAAACCGGAGGCGTAA
- a CDS encoding YbaK/EbsC family protein translates to MPPSKPPAVRLLEARKVPHRLIRFDPAIRSAVDVAREAGVEPARVLKTLVLEPEPPQRKPVLLMVPATIEVDLKQLAAVLGLKRLRMARHADAERMTGLEVGGISALALAGKGFPALVDAAALRHATVFVSAGVRGADIELAPADLVAVTGARAVDLRPGTSAE, encoded by the coding sequence TTGCCTCCATCGAAACCACCGGCCGTCCGCCTGCTCGAGGCGCGGAAGGTCCCGCACCGGCTCATTCGGTTCGACCCGGCCATCCGGTCGGCGGTCGACGTTGCCCGGGAGGCCGGCGTGGAACCGGCCCGCGTGCTGAAAACGCTTGTGCTCGAACCGGAGCCGCCGCAGCGAAAGCCCGTTCTGCTCATGGTGCCGGCAACGATTGAGGTGGACCTGAAGCAGCTGGCGGCCGTACTTGGGCTGAAGCGGCTCCGGATGGCCCGCCACGCCGACGCCGAGCGGATGACCGGCCTGGAAGTCGGCGGCATCAGTGCGCTGGCGCTTGCCGGCAAAGGGTTCCCGGCCCTGGTCGACGCGGCGGCGCTCCGCCACGCCACCGTGTTTGTCAGCGCGGGCGTGCGGGGCGCCGACATCGAGCTGGCCCCGGCCGACCTCGTTGCGGTCACCGGCGCCCGCGCGGTTGACCTTCGCCCGGGAACATCAGCCGAGTAG
- a CDS encoding DEAD/DEAH box helicase — protein sequence MVSVDNPRLRPGQRLALERWNRALAAGSRSELVVVPVGYGKTIIGVGSFAVAAAGGHADTCLYLTPTDVLRTQVYHGLERALEVLDARLDVRKYLAENATLHRAAANRANVIVATYQQVAAAPQRYAKLCARRRVHLVCDEAHHLGERGQWAAALRALPVATTMLLSATPVRLDREPLAGARYVPVEDGEGLVIDPLVHVTMRQAWREGRILKRLAMQMKDYAVELRSADGEIYTFTASEMAELPDFDQRCVRQQLRWNDDYVQPLVREFARTLERKRALAPGQHQGLVFAATTAHAEHLARVFARHHPGLRCAVVHSGDELPAAEAEQRLRDFHAGRYDVLIQVRKASEGFDAPTVSVLLKLDAVFSREPVIQQLGRGLRYNHNLPEAQNVLHVFIGRDPRLAPIIDHLEREAALPAIPGQRNRDEPRLEVEATEDEPEQLAGEAEDRATPEIVDVVEAGDAVLDETGRLIEGQQLTMFGIPAPPPAPRAAASVAPPPAPAQREVVDLQAELQEAIDYCKTWTSRAARERAKRFGPRENHFAILNAAYARETGQRGTLSTAADYRRKGDWMKRKYLELLG from the coding sequence ATGGTGAGCGTCGACAACCCGCGCCTTCGCCCCGGTCAGCGCCTCGCGCTTGAGCGGTGGAACCGGGCGCTTGCCGCCGGCTCCCGCTCCGAGCTCGTCGTTGTGCCCGTCGGTTATGGAAAGACAATCATCGGCGTCGGCTCGTTCGCCGTCGCGGCTGCCGGGGGCCACGCCGATACCTGCCTTTACCTCACGCCGACCGACGTCCTCCGCACACAGGTCTACCACGGCCTCGAGCGGGCCCTGGAGGTCCTGGACGCGCGCCTCGATGTCCGCAAGTACCTGGCCGAAAACGCCACACTCCACCGCGCCGCGGCCAACCGTGCCAACGTTATCGTGGCGACCTACCAGCAGGTTGCCGCCGCCCCGCAGCGGTATGCGAAGCTCTGCGCCCGGCGGCGCGTGCACCTCGTCTGCGATGAAGCCCACCACCTCGGCGAGCGCGGACAGTGGGCCGCGGCGCTCCGCGCGCTCCCGGTTGCAACCACCATGCTCCTTTCCGCGACGCCGGTCCGTCTCGACCGCGAACCGCTGGCCGGCGCCCGCTACGTTCCAGTCGAGGACGGCGAGGGGCTCGTCATCGATCCCCTGGTCCACGTGACCATGCGACAGGCGTGGAGGGAGGGGCGCATCCTCAAACGGCTGGCGATGCAGATGAAAGACTACGCCGTCGAACTCCGGAGCGCTGACGGCGAAATCTATACCTTCACCGCATCGGAAATGGCCGAACTGCCTGACTTCGACCAGCGGTGCGTCCGTCAGCAGCTCCGCTGGAATGATGATTATGTTCAGCCGCTCGTGCGCGAATTTGCGCGGACGCTGGAACGGAAGCGCGCCCTGGCGCCGGGCCAGCACCAGGGGCTGGTCTTCGCCGCGACCACAGCCCACGCCGAGCACCTGGCGCGGGTCTTCGCCCGTCATCACCCGGGGCTGCGCTGCGCGGTGGTCCATAGCGGCGACGAGCTGCCTGCGGCGGAGGCCGAGCAGCGGCTGCGCGATTTCCATGCCGGCCGCTACGACGTCCTCATCCAGGTCCGGAAGGCAAGCGAGGGGTTCGATGCCCCAACGGTCTCGGTCCTCCTGAAGCTCGACGCGGTGTTCAGCCGCGAGCCCGTCATCCAACAGCTCGGGCGCGGCCTGCGGTACAACCACAACCTGCCCGAAGCCCAAAACGTGCTGCACGTATTTATCGGGCGCGACCCCCGGCTCGCGCCCATCATCGACCACCTGGAGCGCGAGGCAGCACTACCCGCGATCCCTGGCCAGCGCAACCGTGACGAACCGCGCCTGGAGGTCGAGGCCACGGAGGACGAGCCTGAGCAGCTGGCCGGCGAGGCGGAGGACCGCGCCACGCCCGAGATCGTCGACGTCGTCGAAGCCGGCGATGCGGTACTCGATGAGACCGGGCGCCTCATCGAGGGCCAGCAGCTGACGATGTTCGGCATCCCGGCACCGCCGCCTGCACCCCGCGCTGCCGCGTCCGTCGCGCCGCCGCCGGCGCCGGCCCAGCGCGAAGTGGTCGACCTCCAGGCGGAGCTGCAGGAGGCTATCGACTACTGCAAGACCTGGACGAGCCGCGCTGCCCGGGAACGGGCGAAACGGTTCGGCCCCCGCGAGAACCACTTCGCCATCCTCAACGCCGCCTACGCCCGGGAGACCGGCCAGCGCGGCACGCTTTCCACGGCGGCAGACTACCGGCGAAAAGGCGACTGGATGAAGCGGAAGTACCTGGAGCTACTCGGCTGA
- a CDS encoding SH3 domain-containing protein — MPMTRHRHTLATVLVAILAIAAAAITRADAHADADHPIVQRALSDLGTYQGDCWPWVKRVVRDATGREIGFDYRHGFFEAGAVEVPLAEAAPGDIIQVALDSWTSPDADYAGLHTAIVIRNNGDGTFDAIDSNQLWDGIVRLRPAYNPAAQAAAAGLQVHAYRFPLNGATPAAPPIPVGPATLKPGDSARVNTPGDCLRLRTAPGGEIITCLAHGTRVTVIEGPVDRLGVAWYLVSSPVGDGWMAGQYLQREAGGPGANPSAQGPTRPLMQYRAVVPLAAAD; from the coding sequence ATGCCGATGACCCGCCACCGGCACACCCTGGCAACCGTCCTGGTCGCCATCCTTGCCATTGCCGCCGCCGCCATCACCCGCGCCGACGCCCATGCTGACGCGGACCATCCCATCGTCCAGCGCGCCCTAAGCGACCTCGGGACCTACCAGGGCGACTGCTGGCCCTGGGTGAAGCGCGTTGTTCGGGACGCAACCGGCCGGGAGATCGGTTTCGACTACCGGCACGGCTTCTTCGAAGCCGGCGCCGTCGAGGTACCCCTCGCCGAGGCTGCCCCCGGAGATATTATCCAGGTCGCGCTCGATAGCTGGACTTCGCCCGACGCCGACTACGCAGGCCTGCACACCGCGATCGTGATCCGGAACAACGGCGACGGCACGTTCGACGCGATTGATTCGAACCAGCTCTGGGACGGCATCGTGCGGCTGCGGCCCGCCTACAACCCGGCGGCCCAGGCCGCGGCAGCGGGCCTGCAGGTTCACGCTTACCGCTTCCCCCTCAATGGGGCAACGCCGGCTGCGCCCCCGATCCCGGTCGGTCCCGCGACGCTGAAGCCGGGCGATAGCGCCCGCGTCAACACCCCGGGCGACTGCCTCCGCCTGAGAACCGCACCGGGCGGCGAGATCATCACCTGCCTGGCCCATGGCACGCGGGTGACGGTCATCGAGGGCCCGGTCGATCGGCTCGGCGTGGCGTGGTACCTCGTCTCGTCGCCCGTCGGCGACGGCTGGATGGCGGGGCAGTACCTCCAGCGCGAGGCCGGCGGCCCCGGGGCCAACCCCAGCGCGCAGGGGCCCACCCGGCCGCTGATGCAGTACCGGGCGGTCGTTCCGCTCGCAGCTGCCGATTGA